A portion of the Achromobacter sp. MFA1 R4 genome contains these proteins:
- a CDS encoding GGDEF domain-containing protein — MTTSLFFLMWGLATALALPLLLPFHGRGVDGVPAFMAANALAVLSLLAYASADIIPPAAYVMVSNAAWACSAALVYVGVRQFFGLRPHVLRTTVLCSLSTVGFALLLYRNDSLVLRMLLYSVYTCVLMSATGVVIFRQRRQFQARGVVLYLLLAFFGLVGLHALRVYVYGAGVDTAVSLLQPSAWGLFFIVCGSVTVPGLFLALLFMIQTSQAEKMQAALTFDSLTHAYSRRSIMDELERELLRAERTGGKLAVLVLDIDHFKSINDRYGHAAGDTALRHFAQVVQNAVRSSDRFGRLGGEEFVLLMYDCDPARALVQAQRVCDALRDTPLYLQGLEVQMTTSGGLASYQPGDSADGILARADLALYQAKAQGRDRVEMAWSGRGQVRAGSGQMAAAPLALNEETAGTTA, encoded by the coding sequence ATGACGACTAGCCTGTTTTTCCTGATGTGGGGCCTGGCGACGGCCCTGGCGCTTCCGTTGCTGCTTCCGTTTCACGGCCGCGGCGTCGACGGCGTGCCCGCGTTCATGGCGGCCAACGCGCTTGCCGTGCTGTCCCTGCTGGCCTACGCATCCGCCGACATCATTCCGCCCGCAGCCTATGTGATGGTGTCGAACGCGGCCTGGGCCTGTTCCGCCGCGCTCGTGTATGTGGGCGTGCGGCAGTTTTTCGGCCTGCGCCCGCATGTGCTGCGCACGACCGTGCTGTGCTCGCTCAGCACGGTCGGCTTTGCGCTGCTGCTGTACCGCAACGACAGCCTGGTGCTGCGGATGTTGCTGTATTCGGTCTATACCTGCGTGCTGATGTCGGCGACGGGCGTGGTCATTTTCCGGCAGCGCCGCCAGTTCCAGGCGCGCGGCGTGGTGCTCTACCTGTTGCTGGCGTTCTTCGGCCTGGTGGGTCTGCATGCCCTGCGCGTGTATGTCTATGGCGCCGGCGTGGACACGGCCGTGTCGCTGCTGCAGCCGTCGGCCTGGGGACTCTTTTTCATCGTCTGCGGGTCGGTGACGGTGCCGGGTCTGTTCCTCGCGCTGCTCTTCATGATCCAGACGAGCCAGGCGGAAAAAATGCAGGCCGCGCTGACGTTCGACAGCCTGACGCACGCGTACTCCCGCCGCAGCATCATGGACGAGCTGGAGCGCGAGCTCCTGCGGGCCGAGCGCACCGGCGGCAAGCTGGCCGTGCTGGTGCTGGACATCGACCACTTCAAGTCCATCAACGACCGCTATGGCCACGCGGCGGGTGATACCGCGCTGCGCCACTTCGCGCAGGTGGTGCAGAACGCGGTGCGTTCGAGCGACCGCTTCGGCCGGCTGGGCGGCGAGGAATTCGTGCTGCTGATGTACGACTGCGATCCGGCGCGGGCGCTGGTGCAGGCGCAGCGCGTGTGCGATGCCTTGCGCGACACGCCCTTGTACCTGCAGGGGCTGGAAGTGCAGATGACCACGAGCGGCGGGCTGGCGTCCTACCAGCCGGGCGACAGCGCCGACGGCATCCTGGCGCGGGCCGACCTGGCGCTGTACCAGGCCAAGGCCCAGGGGCGCGACCGCGTGGAAATGGCCTGGAGCGGTCGCGGCCAGGTCCGCGCGGGCAGCGGCCAGATGGCCGCCGCCCCGCTGGCCCTGAACGAGGAAACGGCAGGGACTACGGCTTGA
- a CDS encoding MFS transporter, whose translation MNSAQNPAAAIPAAPAAAAPASDPSTAFKVLGAISVAHLMNDMIQSILLAIYPMLKDSFSLTFTQIGLITLVYQLAASLLQPFIGFYTDRHPKPYSLPVGMGFTLAGLLMLSMAPSFGWLLAAAVLVGTGSSVFHPESSRVARMASGGRHGLAQSLFQVGGNVGSALGPLLAALFIIPHGQGSVAWFSLAALFGIVVLMRIGRWYAANRVLLKPRARRDGADNGLSRKQVLGALGVLGVLVFSKYFYLASLNSYFTFYLIDKFALSVREAQLYLFLFLAAVAVGTVVGGPVGDRIGRKIVIWVSILGVAPFTLLLPHADLFWTGVLVVIIGVVLASAFSAIVVYAQELVPGKVGMIAGLFFGFAFGMGGLGAAALGKLADATSIAYVYQVCAYLPLLGVVAILLPRGARPRA comes from the coding sequence ATGAACTCCGCCCAGAATCCCGCCGCCGCCATCCCCGCCGCTCCTGCCGCCGCCGCTCCCGCGTCCGATCCGTCCACGGCCTTCAAGGTGCTGGGCGCGATCAGCGTGGCGCATCTGATGAACGACATGATCCAGTCGATCCTGCTCGCCATCTATCCCATGCTCAAGGATTCGTTCAGCCTGACGTTCACGCAGATCGGGCTGATCACGCTGGTCTACCAGCTCGCCGCCTCGTTGCTGCAGCCGTTCATCGGCTTCTACACCGACCGGCATCCCAAGCCGTACTCGCTGCCCGTGGGCATGGGCTTTACGCTGGCGGGGTTGCTGATGCTGTCGATGGCGCCGTCCTTCGGCTGGCTGCTGGCGGCGGCGGTGCTGGTGGGCACGGGCTCGTCGGTGTTCCATCCGGAGTCCTCGCGCGTGGCGCGCATGGCCTCGGGGGGGCGGCACGGGCTGGCGCAGTCGCTGTTCCAGGTGGGCGGCAATGTGGGGTCGGCGCTGGGGCCGCTGCTGGCGGCGCTTTTCATCATTCCGCACGGCCAGGGCAGCGTGGCGTGGTTCTCGCTGGCGGCGCTGTTCGGCATCGTCGTGTTGATGCGGATCGGGCGCTGGTATGCCGCCAACCGCGTGCTGCTCAAGCCGCGCGCGCGCCGCGACGGCGCGGATAACGGGCTGTCGCGCAAGCAGGTGCTGGGGGCCTTGGGCGTCCTGGGCGTGCTGGTGTTTTCCAAGTACTTCTACCTGGCCAGCCTGAACAGCTACTTCACGTTCTACCTGATCGACAAGTTCGCGCTGTCGGTGCGCGAGGCGCAGCTTTATCTCTTCCTGTTCCTGGCCGCCGTGGCGGTGGGCACGGTGGTGGGCGGACCGGTCGGGGACCGCATCGGCCGCAAGATCGTCATCTGGGTGTCGATCCTGGGCGTCGCGCCCTTTACGCTGCTGCTGCCGCACGCCGACCTTTTCTGGACGGGCGTGCTGGTCGTGATCATTGGCGTGGTGCTGGCGTCGGCGTTTTCCGCGATCGTGGTCTATGCCCAGGAGCTGGTTCCGGGCAAGGTCGGCATGATCGCGGGGCTTTTCTTCGGCTTCGCCTTCGGTATGGGCGGCCTGGGCGCCGCCGCGCTGGGCAAGCTGGCCGATGCCACCAGCATCGCCTATGTCTACCAGGTCTGCGCCTATCTGCCGCTGCTGGGCGTGGTGGCCATCCTGCTGCCGCGGGGCGCGCGCCCGCGCGCCTGA
- a CDS encoding helix-turn-helix domain-containing protein — protein sequence MAARPALVRDPARSIDAQDYQHRPRVVTAMAKEFAAGAQTGSHSHPRAQLIYAVDGVMRVTTPSGFWALPPLRALWVPAGVPHGVDMVGAVSMRSLYIQADAARDYWPQCQVIEVSGLLRELILALTAEPIDYPLGGRSEQIAALILAELAAARVVPIQIPWPRDRRLQAICAAILDQPGLQRGIEDWGSEVGASARTLIRLFQSELGLNYRQWVQQVRLADAVCRLSLGVPVARIASDLGYRSASAFSAMFHRALGAPPHRYLQSVPGVTRNLNES from the coding sequence ATGGCCGCCCGTCCCGCCCTCGTGCGCGATCCTGCCCGCAGCATTGACGCGCAGGACTACCAGCACCGCCCCCGCGTGGTCACCGCGATGGCCAAGGAGTTTGCCGCCGGCGCGCAGACCGGCTCGCACTCGCACCCGCGCGCCCAGCTCATCTATGCGGTTGACGGCGTCATGCGGGTCACCACGCCCAGCGGCTTCTGGGCGCTGCCGCCGCTGCGCGCACTCTGGGTGCCTGCCGGCGTGCCGCATGGCGTGGACATGGTGGGCGCGGTCTCCATGCGTTCGCTCTACATCCAGGCCGACGCGGCCCGGGATTATTGGCCGCAATGCCAGGTGATCGAGGTCAGCGGCCTGCTGCGCGAGCTGATCCTGGCGCTGACCGCCGAACCCATCGACTACCCGCTGGGGGGACGGAGCGAACAGATCGCCGCGCTGATCCTCGCGGAACTGGCGGCCGCGCGCGTCGTGCCCATCCAGATACCCTGGCCGCGCGACCGGCGCCTGCAGGCCATCTGCGCGGCCATCCTGGACCAGCCCGGCCTGCAGCGCGGCATCGAAGACTGGGGTAGCGAGGTCGGCGCCAGCGCCCGCACGCTGATCCGCCTGTTCCAGTCCGAGCTGGGCCTCAATTACCGGCAATGGGTGCAGCAGGTGCGGCTGGCCGATGCGGTCTGCCGGCTGTCGCTGGGCGTGCCGGTGGCGCGCATCGCGTCGGACCTGGGCTACCGCAGCGCCAGCGCATTCTCGGCCATGTTCCACCGCGCGCTGGGCGCACCGCCCCACCGCTACCTGCAATCCGTCCCCGGCGTGACCAGAAACCTGAACGAAAGCTGA
- a CDS encoding penicillin-binding protein 1A: MSNPQQSSATPGGKSGLPWKPLLVKAGIAAAGAALCGAVLLGLALALAWPSLPDLHAMTDYRPRVPLRVYTADKVLIGEYGEEHRNVLRFDEIPPVMRQAVLAAEDDRFYSHGGVDWMGVARAVLTNIVKGSKSQGGSTITMQVARNFYLSSEKTYSRKFYELLLTFKIESELTKDQILELYMNQIYLGHRAYGFAAASRTYFGKPLSEVTPAEAAMLAGIPKAPSRFNPITNFPRAEIRQHYVLGRMKTLGYLTPEQTDEALKQRLTIRGTEGGSARGFAVHGDYPAELARQLMYGIFQEDTYSKGIDVYTTIDSKAQEAAYRAVRDGIIDYTRRAVYPGPEEQVDLPDGVEKDAQALDEILDGVQEKSPDSEDLLSAVVLAASPTEVTVARSGRDIITISDKKALAVVARALNPKASDSQRIRRGSVVYIHKNGDNWEIINMPALQAALVSMVPQDGAIRAMIGGFDFNRGHFNRVTQAWRQPGSNIKPFVYAAALERGLTPATQISDQPFMLTAEQTGSKAWQPKNDGNKYEPMLTLRQGLMRSKNMVSIRILQAISPQYAQDYLTRFGFDKSRWPAVLPLALGAGGATPLQVANGYSVFANGGYRVTPYLIDHVTDRSGNVLMQAQPVVAGDAQARAIDPRTAWVMDDILRDVTVNGTAARAHQVLKRNDIGGKTGTTNDAVDVWFSGFTPTLATTVWMGFDQPKSLGTNEFGSGLALSTWLDYMQPVLKGVPEAKPAPRPDGLLVDNGEYYFSEFPPGQAVASLDLSSGDALTDFLNNNRSTDGVDTSVKPLPPGGAAAPQDSPIQPPLMPIPVPRADNALAAPPAQAIPAGGGAPAQAIPAAGAPADPDGARASAVTSPGTVTARPL; this comes from the coding sequence ATGAGCAATCCCCAGCAATCCTCCGCCACCCCGGGCGGCAAATCGGGCCTTCCCTGGAAACCTCTCCTGGTCAAAGCGGGCATCGCCGCGGCCGGCGCAGCCCTGTGCGGCGCCGTCCTGCTCGGCCTCGCGCTCGCCCTGGCGTGGCCCAGCCTGCCCGACCTGCACGCGATGACCGACTACCGGCCGCGCGTGCCGCTGCGCGTCTATACCGCCGACAAGGTGCTGATCGGCGAGTACGGCGAAGAACACCGCAACGTGCTGCGCTTCGATGAAATCCCCCCCGTGATGCGGCAGGCCGTGCTGGCGGCCGAGGACGACCGTTTCTACAGCCACGGCGGCGTCGATTGGATGGGCGTGGCGCGCGCCGTGCTGACCAACATCGTCAAGGGCTCCAAGTCCCAGGGCGGCAGCACGATCACCATGCAGGTCGCGCGCAACTTCTACCTGTCGTCGGAAAAGACGTACTCGCGCAAGTTCTACGAACTGCTGCTGACGTTCAAGATCGAATCCGAGCTCACCAAGGACCAGATCCTCGAGCTCTACATGAACCAGATCTACCTGGGCCATCGGGCCTATGGATTCGCGGCCGCCTCGCGCACGTACTTCGGCAAGCCGCTGTCCGAGGTCACCCCGGCCGAAGCCGCCATGCTGGCCGGCATTCCGAAGGCGCCGTCGCGCTTCAATCCCATCACCAACTTCCCGCGCGCGGAGATCCGGCAGCACTACGTGCTGGGCCGCATGAAGACGCTGGGTTACCTGACGCCGGAGCAGACCGACGAGGCCCTGAAACAGCGCCTCACGATCCGCGGCACCGAGGGCGGCAGCGCGCGCGGCTTCGCGGTGCACGGCGACTATCCGGCCGAGCTGGCCCGCCAGCTGATGTACGGCATCTTCCAGGAAGACACCTACTCCAAGGGCATCGACGTCTACACCACCATCGACTCCAAGGCCCAGGAGGCCGCTTACCGCGCCGTGCGCGACGGCATCATCGACTACACGCGCCGCGCCGTCTATCCGGGCCCGGAAGAACAGGTCGACCTGCCCGACGGCGTGGAAAAGGACGCGCAGGCGCTCGACGAGATCCTGGATGGCGTGCAGGAAAAGTCCCCCGACAGCGAAGACCTGCTCTCCGCCGTCGTGCTGGCCGCCAGTCCCACCGAAGTCACCGTCGCGCGCAGCGGGCGCGACATCATCACGATTTCGGACAAGAAGGCCCTGGCGGTCGTCGCCCGCGCGCTCAATCCCAAGGCCAGCGACAGCCAGCGCATCCGCCGCGGTTCCGTGGTCTACATCCACAAGAACGGCGACAACTGGGAGATCATCAACATGCCCGCGCTGCAGGCGGCGCTGGTGTCGATGGTGCCGCAGGATGGCGCCATCCGCGCCATGATCGGCGGGTTTGACTTCAACCGCGGCCATTTCAACCGCGTCACGCAGGCATGGCGCCAGCCGGGCTCCAACATCAAGCCCTTCGTCTATGCGGCCGCGCTGGAACGCGGCCTCACGCCCGCCACGCAGATCTCGGACCAGCCCTTCATGCTGACGGCCGAGCAGACCGGCTCCAAGGCGTGGCAACCCAAGAACGACGGCAACAAATACGAGCCCATGCTGACCCTGCGCCAGGGGCTCATGCGTTCCAAGAACATGGTGTCGATCCGCATCCTGCAGGCCATTTCGCCGCAGTACGCGCAGGACTACCTGACGCGCTTCGGCTTTGACAAGTCGCGCTGGCCGGCCGTGCTGCCGCTCGCCCTGGGCGCGGGCGGCGCCACGCCGCTGCAGGTCGCCAACGGCTACAGCGTGTTTGCCAATGGCGGCTACCGCGTCACGCCCTATCTCATCGACCACGTCACCGACCGCTCCGGCAACGTGCTGATGCAGGCGCAGCCCGTCGTGGCCGGCGACGCCCAGGCGCGCGCCATCGACCCGCGCACCGCCTGGGTCATGGACGACATCCTGCGCGACGTCACCGTCAACGGCACGGCCGCGCGCGCGCACCAGGTGCTCAAGCGCAACGACATCGGCGGCAAGACCGGCACCACGAACGACGCCGTGGACGTCTGGTTCTCGGGCTTCACGCCCACCCTGGCCACCACCGTGTGGATGGGCTTTGACCAGCCCAAGTCGCTGGGCACCAATGAATTCGGCAGCGGCCTGGCGCTGAGCACCTGGCTGGATTACATGCAGCCGGTCCTCAAGGGCGTGCCCGAAGCCAAGCCCGCGCCGCGCCCCGACGGCCTGCTGGTGGACAACGGCGAGTACTACTTCTCCGAGTTCCCGCCCGGGCAGGCGGTCGCCTCGCTGGACCTCTCCTCGGGCGACGCGCTGACCGACTTCCTGAACAACAACCGTTCGACTGACGGCGTCGACACCTCGGTCAAGCCGCTGCCCCCCGGCGGCGCCGCCGCGCCCCAGGACAGCCCCATCCAGCCGCCCTTGATGCCGATTCCCGTGCCGCGCGCCGACAACGCCCTCGCCGCGCCGCCTGCCCAGGCCATTCCCGCTGGCGGCGGCGCCCCGGCGCAGGCCATCCCGGCCGCGGGCGCGCCCGCCGATCCGGACGGCGCACGCGCCAGCGCGGTCACCAGCCCGGGCACGGTGACGGCCCGGCCGCTTTAA
- a CDS encoding metallophosphoesterase, with amino-acid sequence MEQRFLKVPRNASGRDFAVGDVHGHFSRLQRALDELGFDPAYDRLFSVGDLVDRGPESEAALEWLAQPWFHAVQGNHEDYAIRHVRTGEVDVMNWRGYGGGWFLDLPAERQAVFAEAFTRLPIAIEVETSAGAVGLLHADCPVLFWPRLESALQDRYKRTSAACQWSRDRLRQMDRTGILGVRAVVAGHTPVPSPLALGNVYHIDTEGWNEGYFTFLDLESLRAWPREVVTDPAPAS; translated from the coding sequence ATGGAGCAACGTTTTCTGAAGGTCCCGCGCAACGCGTCCGGCCGCGATTTCGCGGTGGGCGACGTGCACGGACATTTTTCGCGCCTGCAGCGCGCGCTGGACGAATTGGGGTTCGACCCCGCCTACGACCGGCTGTTTTCCGTGGGCGACCTGGTCGACCGCGGCCCCGAGAGCGAGGCGGCGCTGGAATGGCTGGCGCAGCCCTGGTTCCACGCCGTGCAGGGCAATCATGAGGACTACGCGATCCGCCACGTGCGCACCGGCGAGGTGGACGTGATGAACTGGCGCGGTTATGGCGGCGGCTGGTTCCTGGATCTGCCTGCCGAGCGGCAGGCGGTGTTTGCCGAGGCGTTCACCCGGCTTCCCATCGCCATCGAGGTGGAGACCTCGGCGGGCGCGGTGGGGCTGCTGCACGCCGATTGCCCCGTGCTGTTCTGGCCCCGGCTCGAATCCGCGTTGCAGGACCGCTACAAGCGCACCAGCGCGGCCTGCCAGTGGTCGCGAGACCGCCTGCGGCAGATGGACCGCACGGGCATCCTGGGCGTGCGGGCCGTGGTGGCGGGGCATACCCCGGTGCCTTCGCCGCTGGCGCTGGGCAACGTCTACCACATCGACACGGAAGGCTGGAATGAAGGCTACTTCACCTTCCTGGACCTCGAATCCCTGCGGGCGTGGCCGCGTGAGGTCGTGACCGACCCCGCACCCGCCAGTTGA
- a CDS encoding PepSY domain-containing protein, protein MTAASTIKTWYLVHKWTSLVCTIFLLIICLTGLPLVFHHEIEHWLDDAKPLSQVPPGTPPANLDTLVANARAMYPNEVVDYLFFDPDEPQVFVGMAKTPGDGQASGHAIRMDARTGDVLLDGPLYTEDKFSFMGVMLALHVDLFAGLAGELFLGFMGLLFCVAIVSGVVLYGPFMKKLEFGTVRAARSTRLKWLDLHNLLGIVTLVWALVVGITGVINELSTPLFRLWQSTELPRVLEPYKGQPIPTQLASAQLAADTARKAMPGNEVSFISFPGNAFGSPQHFIAWMRGDSPLTSKLNTPVLVDGRTGELTTVARMPWYLTALEVSRPLHFGDYGGLPLKIIWALLDLVTIVVLVSGLYLWLARRRATEARINELIKKHQAAAAPQRTPA, encoded by the coding sequence ATGACCGCCGCATCCACCATCAAAACCTGGTATCTGGTCCATAAATGGACCAGCCTGGTCTGTACGATTTTCCTGCTCATCATCTGCCTGACCGGGCTGCCGCTCGTGTTCCACCACGAAATCGAGCACTGGCTGGATGACGCCAAGCCGCTATCGCAGGTGCCGCCCGGCACGCCCCCGGCCAACCTTGACACCCTGGTCGCCAACGCACGCGCCATGTACCCGAACGAGGTCGTGGATTACCTCTTCTTCGACCCCGACGAGCCCCAGGTCTTCGTCGGCATGGCCAAGACGCCGGGCGACGGCCAGGCCTCGGGCCACGCCATCCGCATGGACGCTCGCACGGGCGACGTGCTGCTGGACGGCCCGCTGTATACCGAGGACAAGTTTTCCTTCATGGGCGTCATGCTCGCGTTGCACGTGGACCTTTTCGCGGGCCTGGCCGGCGAGCTGTTCCTCGGCTTCATGGGCCTGCTGTTCTGCGTGGCCATCGTATCCGGCGTCGTGCTCTACGGCCCCTTCATGAAGAAGCTGGAATTCGGCACCGTGCGCGCCGCGCGGTCGACGCGCCTGAAATGGCTGGACCTGCACAATCTGCTGGGCATCGTCACGCTGGTGTGGGCGCTGGTCGTGGGCATCACGGGCGTCATCAACGAGCTGTCCACGCCGCTGTTCCGGCTGTGGCAATCCACCGAGCTGCCGCGCGTCCTGGAGCCCTACAAGGGCCAGCCCATCCCCACGCAACTGGCGTCGGCGCAGCTTGCCGCGGACACCGCGCGCAAGGCCATGCCCGGCAATGAGGTGTCGTTCATTTCCTTCCCCGGCAACGCCTTTGGCAGTCCGCAGCATTTCATCGCCTGGATGCGCGGCGACTCGCCCCTGACCTCCAAGCTGAACACGCCCGTGCTGGTGGACGGCCGGACCGGCGAACTCACGACCGTGGCCCGCATGCCGTGGTACCTGACCGCGCTGGAAGTGTCGCGCCCGCTGCATTTCGGCGATTACGGCGGCCTGCCGCTCAAGATCATCTGGGCCCTGCTCGACCTGGTCACCATCGTCGTGCTGGTCAGCGGACTGTATCTGTGGCTGGCGCGCCGCCGCGCCACCGAAGCGCGCATCAACGAACTCATCAAGAAACACCAGGCCGCCGCGGCCCCGCAAAGGACGCCCGCATGA
- a CDS encoding aldo/keto reductase: MAKVPTVKLNDGGKIPQLGLGVWQVPDDQAASSVKEALAAGYRSVDTAAIYGNEAGVGVGLRSAGVARKDLFITTKLWNDKHGYDDAHKAMDESLEKLGLAYVDLYLIHWPVAGSEKFLDAWRAMVEMKEDGRARAIGVSNFTQSNLERLMDASGVAPAVNQIELHPGFTQTALRAFHAKHGIVTESWSPLAQGRITQEKVILDLAQKHGKSPAQVTLRWHLQHGLVVIPKSVTPARIRENIDVFDFELSSEDMAAIDGIKEGPRLGPDPQKFA; the protein is encoded by the coding sequence ATGGCGAAGGTACCCACAGTGAAATTGAACGACGGGGGCAAGATTCCGCAGTTGGGCCTGGGGGTCTGGCAGGTGCCGGACGATCAGGCGGCCTCCAGCGTGAAGGAAGCGCTGGCGGCAGGTTACCGGTCGGTGGACACGGCGGCCATCTATGGCAACGAAGCGGGCGTGGGCGTCGGCCTGCGTTCGGCCGGCGTGGCGCGCAAGGACCTGTTCATCACGACCAAGCTCTGGAACGACAAGCACGGCTACGACGATGCGCACAAAGCCATGGACGAGAGCCTGGAGAAACTGGGCCTGGCCTATGTGGACTTGTACCTCATCCACTGGCCGGTCGCCGGCAGCGAGAAGTTCCTGGACGCCTGGCGCGCCATGGTCGAGATGAAGGAAGACGGCCGCGCGCGCGCGATCGGCGTGTCCAATTTCACACAGTCCAACCTGGAGCGCCTGATGGATGCGTCCGGCGTTGCGCCCGCGGTCAACCAGATCGAACTGCACCCGGGTTTCACGCAGACCGCATTGCGGGCCTTTCATGCGAAGCACGGCATCGTGACCGAGTCCTGGAGCCCGCTGGCGCAAGGCCGCATCACCCAGGAAAAGGTGATCCTGGACCTGGCGCAGAAGCACGGCAAGTCGCCCGCCCAGGTGACGCTGCGCTGGCATTTGCAGCATGGCCTGGTCGTGATTCCGAAGTCCGTCACGCCGGCCCGCATCCGCGAGAATATCGACGTGTTCGATTTCGAGCTGTCGTCCGAGGACATGGCGGCCATCGACGGCATCAAGGAAGGCCCGCGGCTGGGGCCGGACCCGCAGAAGTTCGCGTAG
- a CDS encoding ABC transporter ATP-binding protein/permease, with amino-acid sequence MNPSETPPRKGGGFSTLRTLFPYLWPPGKTGLKARVVAALLCLFAAKAATVYVPLLYKQAVDELGKGAPGTVTVPLGLILAYGTARVLSLLFSELRDALFARVGQHAIRSVGMQIFRHLHGLALRFHLARQTGGLNRAIERGTKGIQTLLSFLLFNILPTFFEIGLVCVVLWKMFDGWLALATGATVTLYMAYTLAVTEWRTKFRRQMNETDSEANTKAIESLLNYETVKYFGNEEHEARRYDASLTRYERAAVRSQVSLSILNVGQAAIISVGLTLVMWMAANGIAEGRYTLGDFVLVNTYLLQLYTPLSFFGFIYREIKQALIDMERMFELLGQDREVADRPGAMPLRIAGGAVEFRDVHFGYDPRRSILKGVSFTIPAGKTVAVVGTSGAGKSTIARLLFRFYDADRGAILIDGQDVRDVTQASVRAAIGVVPQDTVLFNDTIRYNIGYGRPGATDAEIEAAARLAHIHDLILTMPDGYETKVGERGLKLSGGEKQRVAIARTILKNPAIFLFDEATSALDTHTEREIQANLREVSQGRSTLIIAHRLSTVADADEIIVLADGRIVERGRHSQLLAQGGIYAGMWTRQQESAQAAPAD; translated from the coding sequence ATGAATCCTTCAGAAACGCCGCCCCGCAAGGGCGGTGGCTTTTCCACGCTTCGGACCCTCTTTCCCTACCTGTGGCCGCCCGGCAAGACCGGCCTGAAAGCGCGCGTCGTGGCCGCGCTGCTGTGCCTGTTCGCCGCCAAGGCCGCGACCGTCTATGTGCCGTTGTTATACAAGCAGGCGGTGGACGAACTGGGCAAGGGCGCGCCCGGCACCGTGACGGTGCCGCTGGGCCTGATCCTGGCCTACGGCACCGCGCGGGTGCTGTCGCTGCTGTTCTCGGAGCTGCGCGACGCCCTCTTCGCGCGTGTCGGCCAGCACGCGATCCGCTCGGTCGGCATGCAGATCTTCCGCCACCTGCACGGCCTGGCGCTGCGTTTTCACCTGGCCCGCCAGACCGGCGGCCTGAACCGCGCCATCGAACGCGGCACCAAGGGCATCCAGACGCTGCTGTCGTTCCTGCTCTTCAACATCCTGCCGACCTTCTTCGAGATCGGCCTGGTCTGCGTCGTGCTGTGGAAGATGTTCGACGGCTGGCTGGCGCTGGCCACGGGCGCCACGGTCACGCTCTACATGGCCTACACGCTGGCCGTCACGGAATGGCGCACCAAGTTCCGGCGCCAGATGAACGAAACGGACTCCGAAGCCAACACCAAGGCCATCGAAAGCCTGCTGAACTACGAGACCGTCAAATACTTCGGCAACGAGGAACACGAAGCGCGGCGCTACGACGCCTCGCTGACCCGCTACGAACGCGCGGCCGTGCGCAGCCAGGTCAGCCTCTCGATCCTGAACGTGGGCCAGGCCGCCATCATTTCCGTGGGGCTGACCCTGGTCATGTGGATGGCGGCCAATGGCATCGCCGAAGGCCGCTACACGCTGGGCGACTTCGTGCTGGTCAACACCTACCTGCTGCAGCTCTACACGCCGCTCAGCTTCTTTGGCTTCATCTACCGGGAAATCAAGCAGGCGCTGATCGACATGGAGCGCATGTTCGAACTGCTGGGCCAGGACCGCGAGGTGGCGGACCGCCCGGGCGCCATGCCGCTGCGGATCGCGGGCGGCGCGGTCGAATTCCGCGACGTGCATTTCGGCTATGACCCGCGCCGCTCCATCCTGAAGGGCGTCAGCTTCACCATCCCCGCCGGCAAGACGGTGGCCGTCGTCGGCACGTCCGGCGCGGGCAAGTCCACGATCGCGCGCCTGCTGTTCCGCTTTTACGACGCCGACCGCGGCGCCATCCTGATCGACGGCCAGGACGTGCGCGACGTCACGCAGGCCAGCGTCAGGGCCGCGATCGGCGTCGTGCCGCAGGACACCGTGCTTTTCAACGACACCATCCGCTACAACATCGGCTACGGCCGGCCCGGCGCCACGGATGCAGAGATCGAGGCCGCCGCGCGGCTGGCGCACATCCACGACCTCATCCTGACGATGCCGGACGGCTACGAGACCAAAGTGGGAGAGCGCGGCCTGAAGCTGTCGGGCGGCGAAAAACAGCGCGTGGCCATCGCCCGCACGATCCTCAAGAACCCGGCCATCTTCCTCTTCGACGAAGCCACCAGCGCGCTGGACACCCATACGGAACGCGAGATCCAGGCGAACCTGCGCGAGGTCAGCCAGGGCCGTAGTACGCTGATCATCGCGCACCGGCTGTCCACGGTGGCGGACGCGGACGAGATCATCGTGCTGGCCGACGGCCGCATCGTCGAACGCGGACGCCATTCGCAATTGCTGGCCCAGGGCGGCATCTACGCCGGCATGTGGACCCGCCAGCAGGAAAGCGCGCAGGCGGCGCCGGCCGATTGA
- a CDS encoding Rieske (2Fe-2S) protein: MQESPSLPEVRVCAAADLVNGGLGVKVPVTDGAGRTTAFFVRYQDRVHGYLNRCAHVGVELDWEGSFFTRAGDLIMCARHGATYQPDTGLCVGGPCKNGRLTALAVQERDGSVFWLPAGKIRPLDADNG; encoded by the coding sequence ATGCAGGAATCTCCCTCCCTACCCGAAGTGCGCGTCTGCGCCGCGGCCGACCTGGTCAACGGCGGCCTGGGCGTCAAGGTGCCCGTCACCGACGGCGCGGGCCGCACCACCGCCTTCTTCGTGCGCTACCAGGACCGCGTGCACGGCTACCTGAACCGCTGCGCCCACGTCGGCGTCGAACTGGATTGGGAAGGCAGCTTCTTCACGCGCGCGGGCGACCTCATCATGTGCGCGCGCCACGGCGCCACCTATCAGCCCGACACCGGCCTGTGCGTGGGCGGTCCCTGCAAGAACGGGCGCCTGACCGCCCTGGCCGTGCAGGAGCGCGACGGCAGCGTGTTCTGGCTGCCCGCGGGCAAGATCCGCCCCCTGGACGCGGACAACGGCTGA